CTGAAACCCTTGTGCGTGCAGGTCTTGGACATATCCATTTGATTGATGATGATGTGATTGAAGCCAGTAACTTGCAGCGGCAAACACTGTTTTTACCCGATGATATTGGTAAGCCTAAGGCGTTGACTGCTGCAAGAATGCTACAACGCATCAATCCTCTGGTTAAATCTTGGGGGACAGTTGCTCGTCTGAGTGAAGACAATGCTTATGAATTGCTTGATATCGCTTCCGGCAAGCCCAACTTACTACTAGATTGCACGGATAATTTTGCCACCCGCGATATGGTTAATCGGATTAGTGTACGCTATCAGACTCCACTACTATCCGCCTCAGCGATTGCGATGCAAGGACAATTGGCATTGTTTGAGCCGCAGTTACATACCGGCTGTTATTATTGCGTGTTTGGTGCGCATGATATTGATATAGAGGCGGATGAACGTAATTGTGCGAACTCAGGTGTCCTTGCTAGCACGACTGCCATTATGGGCAATTTACAAGCCAATGCCGCGTTACAATATTTAGGATTAACCAAAAATCCACTGACAGGTAAACTGTTATTGTGGGACGGTAGTCAGATGCAGCAGCGGCTGATGGGCTATCGACAAGATAAGCTCTGTCCTGTTTGTGCCGTTTAGCTTTAATACTTTAACTTGAATACTTTAACTTGAATACTTTAACTTGAATACTTTAACTTGAATACTGTGCTTGAATACTGCAACTTTATCACTATATTCAGTTTCTCTTAATTATTTTCTGCTTACTACTAACAGTTGTCCTTTATGAAAATTCATC
This genomic window from Psychrobacter urativorans contains:
- a CDS encoding HesA/MoeB/ThiF family protein → MTHLVDINTENLIDAELLRYARQILLNGWDIDAQLRLKSARVVMIGAGGLGCPASETLVRAGLGHIHLIDDDVIEASNLQRQTLFLPDDIGKPKALTAARMLQRINPLVKSWGTVARLSEDNAYELLDIASGKPNLLLDCTDNFATRDMVNRISVRYQTPLLSASAIAMQGQLALFEPQLHTGCYYCVFGAHDIDIEADERNCANSGVLASTTAIMGNLQANAALQYLGLTKNPLTGKLLLWDGSQMQQRLMGYRQDKLCPVCAV